In Populus trichocarpa isolate Nisqually-1 chromosome 7, P.trichocarpa_v4.1, whole genome shotgun sequence, the following proteins share a genomic window:
- the LOC18100934 gene encoding homeobox-leucine zipper protein ATHB-6, which translates to MKRSLGSSDSLGALMSICPSAEEHSPRNHTHVYSREFQSMLDGLDEEGCVEEAGGHVTEKKRRLSGDQVKALEKNFEVENKLEPERKVKLAQELGLQPRQVAVWFQNRRARWKTKQLERDYGVLKANYDSLKHNFDALQHDNEALLKEIRELKAKLNEENAESNVSVKEEIILAESEDKMPEEDTPALLDSVAASETKELNYETFNNHSSINIGLGASLFPDFKDGSSDSDSSAILNEDNSPNPAISSSGILQSQLMMSPPPSSSLRFNCSASSSSPSSMNCFQFSKSYQTQFVKLEEHNFFSSEEACNFFSDEQPPSLPWYSSDQWN; encoded by the exons ATGAAGAGATCACTAGGCAGCTCTGATTCCCTTGGTGCTTTGATGTCCATCTGCCCATCTGCAG aGGAACACAGTCCAAGGAACCACACCCATGTTTATAGTAGGGAATTCCAGTCCATGTTGGATGGCTTAGATGAAGAGGGTTGTGTGGAAGAAGCCGGAGGCCATGTTACCGAGAAGAAAAGGCGCTTAAGTGGAGATCAAGTTAAGGCCTTGGAGAAAAACTTTGAGGTCGAAAACAAACTTGAACCTGAGAGAAAAGTTAAGTTAGCCCAAGAACTTGGCTTGCAACCAAGACAAGTCGCTGTTTGGTTCCAAAACCGCCGTGCCCGGTGGAAAACCAAGCAATTGGAGAGAGATTATGGCGTTCTTAAAGCCAATTATGATTCTCTTAAGCACAATTTTGATGCCCTCCAACATGACAATGAAGCTCTACTCAAAGAg ATAAGGGAACTGAAAGCAAAGCTGAACGAAGAGAACGCGGAGAGCAATGTTTCTGTGAAAGAAGAGATAATTTTGGCCGAGTCAGAAGACAAGATGCCTGAAGAAGATACACCAGCACTCCTTGATTCTGTTGCTGCATCGGAAACAAAAGAGCTGAATTATGAAACCTTCAACAATCACAGCAGTATTAATATTGGACTAGGAGCCTCTCTTTTCCCAGACTTCAAAGATGGGTCATCAGACAGTGACTCAAGTGCAATCTTGAATGAAGATAACAGCCCTAACCCAGCCATTTCCTCATCTGGGATTCTCCAAAGCCAGCTAATGATGTCCCCGCCACCATCTTCATCACTCAGATTCAACTGCTCCGCCTCATCTTCTTCACCATCATCAATGAATTGCTTTCAGTTCTCCAAATCATATCAAACCCAGTTTGTCAAGCTGGAAGAGCACAATTTCTTTAGCAGTGAGGAGGCTTGCAATTTCTTCTCTGATGAGCAACCTCCGAGTCTTCCTTGGTACAGTTCTGATCAATGGAACTAG